From a region of the Haematobia irritans isolate KBUSLIRL chromosome 4, ASM5000362v1, whole genome shotgun sequence genome:
- the LOC142236312 gene encoding uncharacterized protein LOC142236312: protein MNDVIISNPNSQHYLNQFETKLDQLSVTVSRLKDTIEKLEDTVAIQNSTIMEALATPKVFTEKFMGKEKQEANLRKSFPIQTPDDLPKTNNTINESNRSDYLFVCLRCLKGNSIKR from the exons ATGAATGACGTTATAATTTCAAACCCAAATTCTCAACATTACCTAAATCAATTTGAAACTAAACTTGACCAACTATCAG TAACTGTTTCCCGACTTAAAGATACCATAGAGAAGTTAGaag acACTGTCGCAATACAAAACAGCACAATAATGGAAGCCCTTGCCACGCCGAAAGTTTTCACTGAGAAATTTATGGGTAAAGAGAAACAGGAAGCTAATTTGAGAAAATCCTTTCCTATACAAACACCAGATGATTTGCCAAAGACGAACAATACCATTAATGAAAGTAACCGCTCAGACTAT CTCTTTGTATGTCTTCGCTGCTTAAAGGGAAACtctataaaacgttga